Proteins encoded together in one Streptomyces umbrinus window:
- a CDS encoding LysM peptidoglycan-binding domain-containing protein, whose translation MSECADTTRKTRTTAVLAGAALLAPLGLLAATGNAAAADSGVWDRIAQCESGGNWHINTGNGYYGGLQFSAGTWRAYGGSAYASTADKASKAQQIAVATKVQRGQGWGAWPTCSSRAGASGGAPAASAPTTPTTKAAPSKPAKAPDRSTGHTGRGSSRGDYTVRSGDTLSAIAARHGTTWQRIYAANKAAIGGDPDVIVPGQRLEL comes from the coding sequence ATGTCCGAATGTGCCGATACCACTCGTAAGACTCGTACCACGGCGGTCCTCGCCGGGGCGGCACTGCTCGCCCCGCTCGGACTGCTCGCCGCCACCGGCAACGCCGCGGCGGCGGACAGCGGAGTGTGGGACCGCATCGCCCAGTGCGAGAGCGGCGGCAACTGGCACATCAACACCGGGAACGGCTACTACGGAGGACTCCAGTTCTCCGCCGGCACCTGGCGCGCGTACGGCGGCTCGGCCTACGCGTCCACCGCCGACAAGGCCTCCAAGGCGCAGCAGATCGCTGTCGCCACCAAGGTGCAGCGCGGGCAGGGATGGGGCGCCTGGCCCACCTGTTCGTCACGCGCGGGCGCGTCCGGCGGTGCGCCCGCGGCGTCCGCGCCCACCACCCCCACCACCAAGGCCGCTCCGTCGAAGCCGGCGAAGGCGCCGGACCGTTCGACGGGCCACACCGGCCGAGGCTCGTCCCGCGGCGACTACACCGTCCGCAGCGGCGACACGCTGAGCGCCATCGCGGCCCGGCACGGAACCACCTGGCAGCGGATCTACGCCGCCAACAAGGCCGCCATCGGTGGGGACCCCGACGTGATCGTCCCCGGCCAGCGGCTGGAGCTGTGA
- a CDS encoding transglycosylase family protein — MRYAAVVAVVLAVLAPAVAVAAPPPAGPPPTAPGPPVPGRVPYDCAKDQWPWGCLAQCESSGRWDANTGNRFYGGLQFWQPTWKAFGGLAYAPRADLATRDEQIRVAEEVLRVQGWEAWPVCAKRYKLKGRAHVVRSGESLVSIARRYRVKGGWKALYKLNRKMVGEHPERLNVGTMLKLPKGAGPGRLVTPVLPPATSPAVPAEDAATGSPSLPDVSDPADSRARAASTPPPVLMGPPLPGPPSPSPRR; from the coding sequence ATGCGGTACGCGGCTGTCGTCGCCGTCGTCCTGGCCGTACTCGCCCCCGCGGTGGCGGTCGCGGCACCACCGCCCGCGGGACCACCGCCCACGGCACCGGGTCCGCCGGTGCCGGGCCGGGTGCCGTACGACTGCGCCAAGGACCAGTGGCCGTGGGGCTGTCTCGCCCAGTGCGAGAGCAGTGGCCGCTGGGACGCGAACACCGGGAACAGGTTCTACGGAGGACTGCAGTTCTGGCAGCCCACCTGGAAGGCGTTCGGCGGACTGGCCTACGCGCCGCGCGCCGACCTCGCCACGCGTGACGAGCAGATCCGGGTCGCGGAGGAGGTGCTGCGCGTCCAGGGATGGGAGGCGTGGCCCGTCTGTGCCAAGAGGTACAAGCTCAAGGGCCGGGCGCATGTGGTGAGGTCCGGCGAGTCGCTCGTGTCGATCGCCCGCCGGTACCGCGTCAAGGGCGGCTGGAAGGCGCTCTACAAGCTCAACCGGAAGATGGTCGGAGAGCATCCGGAGCGGCTGAACGTCGGCACCATGCTGAAGCTGCCGAAGGGGGCGGGACCGGGACGGCTGGTCACTCCGGTGCTTCCTCCGGCGACTTCTCCGGCGGTTCCTGCGGAGGACGCGGCCACCGGCTCCCCGAGTCTCCCGGATGTGTCGGACCCGGCGGACTCGCGGGCCCGCGCCGCCTCGACGCCTCCGCCGGTCCTGATGGGCCCCCCGCTGCCGGGACCGCCGTCTCCGTCGCCTCGCCGCTGA
- the aroH gene encoding chorismate mutase: MAVRAVRGAVQLERDEAGHMDEQVSELLTAILERNELTTEDLISIWFTATPDLHSDFPAAAARKLGIVDVPLICAQELDIEGAMPRVVRVLAHIESDLPRSEVAHVYLGAAGALRKDIAQ; encoded by the coding sequence GTGGCGGTACGAGCGGTCCGGGGCGCCGTCCAACTGGAGCGGGACGAGGCCGGCCACATGGACGAGCAGGTCAGCGAGCTGCTCACCGCCATACTTGAGCGGAACGAGCTGACCACCGAGGACCTGATCAGCATCTGGTTCACGGCGACGCCCGACCTGCACAGCGACTTTCCGGCCGCCGCGGCACGCAAGCTCGGCATCGTCGACGTACCGCTGATCTGCGCGCAGGAGCTGGACATCGAGGGCGCGATGCCCCGGGTCGTGCGGGTCCTCGCGCACATCGAGTCCGATCTGCCGCGTTCCGAGGTCGCGCACGTCTACCTGGGTGCCGCGGGCGCGCTCCGCAAGGACATCGCCCAGTGA
- the der gene encoding ribosome biogenesis GTPase Der, producing MNDHIQPDGSAEHEHGALGDAEYAEFMELAAEEGFDVEDIEGAIEAAGHGPLPVLAVVGRPNVGKSTLVNRIIGRREAVVEDKPGVTRDRVTYEAEWAGRRFKLVDTGGWEQDVLGIDASVAAQAEYAIDAADAVVFVVDAKVGATDTDEAVVRLLRKAGKPVVLCANKVDGLSGEADASYLWALGLGEPHPVSALHGRGTGDMLDAVLEALPEAPAQTFGTAIGGPRRIALIGRPNVGKSSLLNKVANEDRVVVNEVAGTTRDPVDELIELGGVTWKFVDTAGIRKRVHLQQGADYYASLRTAAAVEKAEVAVILIDASETISIQDQRIVTMAVEAGRAIVLAFNKWDTLDEERRYYLEREIETELAQVSWAPRVNVSARTGRHMEKLVPAIETAIEGWEARVPTGRLNAFLGELVAAHPHPVRGGKQPRILFGTQAGTKPPRFVLFSSGFIEHGYRRFVERRLREEFSFEGTPIHISVRVREKRGRKK from the coding sequence ATGAACGACCACATCCAGCCCGACGGCTCGGCCGAGCACGAGCACGGGGCGCTTGGCGATGCCGAGTACGCGGAGTTCATGGAGCTCGCCGCGGAAGAGGGCTTCGACGTCGAGGACATCGAGGGCGCGATCGAGGCGGCCGGCCACGGCCCGCTCCCGGTCCTCGCCGTCGTCGGCCGTCCGAACGTCGGCAAGTCGACCCTGGTGAACCGGATCATCGGCCGCCGCGAGGCCGTCGTCGAGGACAAGCCCGGTGTCACCCGCGACCGCGTCACCTACGAGGCCGAGTGGGCGGGCCGCCGTTTCAAGCTCGTCGACACCGGCGGCTGGGAGCAGGACGTCCTCGGCATCGACGCCTCCGTGGCCGCCCAGGCCGAGTACGCGATCGACGCGGCCGACGCGGTCGTCTTCGTCGTCGACGCCAAGGTCGGCGCCACCGACACCGACGAGGCGGTCGTACGCCTTCTCCGCAAGGCCGGCAAGCCCGTCGTCCTGTGCGCCAACAAGGTCGACGGCCTGAGCGGCGAGGCCGACGCCTCGTACCTGTGGGCCCTGGGCCTCGGCGAGCCGCACCCCGTCTCCGCACTGCACGGCCGCGGCACCGGCGACATGCTGGACGCCGTCCTGGAGGCGCTGCCCGAGGCACCCGCGCAGACCTTCGGCACCGCGATCGGCGGTCCGCGCCGCATCGCCCTCATCGGCCGCCCGAACGTCGGCAAGTCGTCGCTGCTCAACAAGGTGGCCAACGAGGACCGTGTGGTCGTCAACGAGGTCGCGGGCACCACCCGTGACCCGGTCGACGAGCTCATCGAACTCGGCGGTGTCACCTGGAAGTTCGTCGACACGGCAGGTATCCGCAAGCGCGTCCACCTCCAGCAGGGCGCCGACTACTACGCGTCGCTGCGTACGGCCGCGGCGGTGGAGAAGGCCGAAGTCGCCGTCATCCTGATCGACGCCTCCGAGACCATCTCGATCCAGGACCAGCGCATCGTCACGATGGCCGTCGAGGCCGGGCGCGCCATCGTCCTCGCCTTCAACAAGTGGGACACCCTCGACGAGGAGCGCCGCTACTACCTGGAGCGCGAGATCGAGACCGAGCTCGCCCAGGTCTCCTGGGCGCCCCGGGTCAACGTCTCGGCGCGTACGGGCCGGCACATGGAGAAGCTCGTCCCGGCGATCGAGACCGCGATCGAGGGCTGGGAGGCGCGCGTTCCCACGGGCCGGCTGAACGCCTTCCTGGGGGAGCTCGTCGCCGCCCACCCGCACCCGGTCCGGGGCGGCAAGCAGCCGCGCATCCTCTTCGGCACCCAGGCGGGCACGAAGCCGCCGCGGTTCGTGCTGTTCTCCTCGGGCTTCATCGAGCACGGCTACCGCCGCTTCGTGGAGCGCCGGCTGCGCGAGGAGTTCTCCTTCGAGGGAACGCCGATCCACATCTCGGTGCGGGTGCGCGAGAAGCGCGGCAGGAAGAAGTAG
- a CDS encoding lysophospholipid acyltransferase family protein has translation MRRHPRRGEAGHEVSVASVPSVKGAEVGRRIGVGLMYGLWKPRVLGAWKVPATGPVIFAVNHSHNIDGPMVIGVAPRPSHFLVKKEAFVGPLDPFMTRIGQIKVDRDTTDRTAITRALGVLQNGGVLGIFPEGTRGEGDFAALRAGLSYFAVRSGAPIVPVAVLGSTERRGRLIKALPPLRSRVDVVFGDPFEAGNGSGLRTRKALDEATVRIQKQLTAHLENARHLTGR, from the coding sequence GTGCGTCGTCACCCTCGTCGAGGAGAAGCGGGCCACGAAGTGAGCGTCGCGTCCGTGCCCTCGGTCAAGGGCGCCGAGGTCGGGCGGCGCATCGGCGTCGGCCTGATGTACGGCCTGTGGAAGCCGCGGGTGCTGGGTGCCTGGAAGGTCCCCGCGACCGGCCCGGTGATCTTCGCGGTCAACCACTCCCACAACATCGACGGCCCGATGGTCATCGGCGTGGCGCCCCGGCCCTCGCACTTCCTGGTCAAGAAGGAGGCGTTCGTCGGCCCGCTCGACCCGTTCATGACCCGCATCGGCCAGATCAAGGTCGACCGTGACACCACCGACCGGACGGCCATCACGCGCGCGCTGGGCGTGCTGCAGAACGGCGGGGTCCTCGGGATCTTCCCGGAGGGCACCCGCGGCGAGGGCGACTTCGCCGCACTGCGCGCCGGGCTCTCCTACTTTGCCGTCCGCAGCGGCGCCCCGATCGTCCCGGTCGCCGTGCTGGGAAGCACGGAGCGGCGCGGGCGGTTGATAAAGGCGCTGCCCCCGCTGCGCAGCCGGGTCGACGTCGTCTTCGGGGACCCCTTCGAGGCGGGCAACGGCAGCGGACTGCGTACGCGCAAGGCGCTCGACGAGGCGACCGTGCGGATCCAGAAGCAGCTGACCGCGCACCTGGAAAACGCCAGGCACCTCACGGGGCGTTAA
- a CDS encoding YidB family protein → MQADPRPLRPEAHRSDFAEIKGRSHRRGQLHSKWCQVVIRVTLVQSGSSGSRDEPHGTDRRPPRKGTTMAGNDLGSLLGGVLGGGARSGAGGGAGGAGGAAILGSLLQALMNGRGGSGGTGIGAGSGGNPLGGLMDLLTRSGLAEQKDSWVGTGDNQSVTGAQIQQALPDETLKQVADEAGVTTDRAATEIAQTLPQVVDRLSPDGHLPDASLEDLVKQQRF, encoded by the coding sequence ATGCAAGCGGACCCGCGGCCCCTGCGTCCAGAGGCGCACAGGAGCGACTTCGCGGAAATCAAAGGGCGATCACACCGTAGAGGACAACTTCACTCCAAGTGGTGCCAAGTAGTTATTCGGGTGACATTGGTGCAATCCGGGTCGAGCGGCTCGCGGGACGAGCCCCACGGGACGGATCGGCGACCTCCACGAAAGGGCACGACCATGGCGGGTAACGATCTGGGCAGTCTGCTCGGCGGTGTTCTCGGCGGAGGCGCTCGGAGCGGCGCCGGCGGAGGGGCGGGCGGGGCCGGAGGGGCCGCCATTCTGGGCTCGCTGCTCCAGGCGCTCATGAACGGCAGGGGTGGGAGCGGTGGCACCGGGATCGGCGCCGGGAGCGGTGGCAATCCGCTGGGCGGCCTGATGGACCTGCTCACCCGGTCCGGCCTCGCGGAGCAGAAGGACTCCTGGGTCGGCACCGGCGACAACCAGTCCGTGACCGGCGCGCAGATCCAGCAGGCGCTGCCCGACGAGACGCTCAAGCAGGTCGCCGACGAGGCGGGCGTCACCACCGACCGGGCCGCCACCGAGATCGCGCAGACCCTGCCGCAGGTGGTCGACCGGCTGAGCCCCGACGGACACCTGCCGGACGCCTCGCTCGAAGACCTCGTCAAGCAGCAGCGGTTCTGA
- the cmk gene encoding (d)CMP kinase — METTAARTAPAVIVAIDGPSGTGKSSTSKAVAAKLGLSYLDTGAQYRAITWWMVTNGIDITDPSSIADAAGKPEIVSGTDPSAPTITVDGTDVAGPIRTQEVTSKVSAVSAVPEVRARITELQRSIASAAEQGIVVEGRDIGTTVLPDADLKIFLTASPEARAARRSGELKGADVNATREALIKRDAADSSRKTSPLAKADDAVEVDTSDLTLQQVIECVVTLVEEKRATK; from the coding sequence GTGGAAACCACCGCCGCCCGGACCGCTCCGGCCGTGATTGTCGCCATCGACGGTCCCTCCGGCACGGGCAAGTCGAGCACCTCCAAGGCCGTCGCCGCGAAGCTCGGCCTGAGCTACCTGGACACGGGCGCCCAGTACCGGGCGATCACCTGGTGGATGGTGACCAACGGCATCGACATCACCGACCCCTCCTCGATCGCGGACGCGGCCGGCAAGCCCGAGATCGTGTCCGGTACGGACCCCTCGGCGCCGACGATCACCGTCGACGGCACGGATGTCGCGGGCCCGATCCGCACCCAGGAGGTCACCTCCAAGGTCAGCGCGGTCAGCGCCGTGCCCGAGGTGCGGGCCCGGATCACCGAGCTGCAGCGCTCGATCGCCTCGGCGGCCGAGCAGGGCATCGTCGTCGAGGGCCGGGACATCGGCACGACCGTGCTGCCCGACGCCGACCTGAAGATCTTCCTCACCGCGTCCCCGGAGGCCCGTGCGGCCCGCCGCAGCGGTGAACTCAAGGGCGCCGACGTCAACGCCACCCGCGAGGCCCTGATCAAGCGGGACGCGGCCGACTCCAGCCGCAAGACCTCGCCGCTCGCCAAGGCGGACGACGCGGTCGAGGTGGACACCTCCGACCTCACGCTCCAGCAGGTCATCGAGTGCGTCGTCACCCTCGTCGAGGAGAAGCGGGCCACGAAGTGA
- a CDS encoding prephenate dehydrogenase produces the protein MRTALVIGTGLIGTSAALALAGRGVVVHLADHDPEQARTAAALGAGTDEEPTGPVDLAIIAAPPAHVAAALGDAMRRGVARGYLDVASVKGGPRRELESLGLDLSAYIGTHPMSGREKSGPLAATGDLFEGRPWVLTPTRDTDTEVLNLALELVSHCRAVPVVMDADAHDRAVALVSHMPHLVSSMVAARLENAEEAAVRLCGQGIRDVTRIAASDPRMWIDILSANPGPVADLLADVSADLEETVQALRALQSSDEAKRSEGFTGIEDVLRRGNAGQIRVPGKHGAAPTVYESVVVLIDDQPGQLARIFADAGRAGVNIEDVRIEHATGQQAGLVELMVKPSAAPVLTASLRERGWSIRQ, from the coding sequence GTGAGAACCGCACTTGTCATCGGCACCGGACTGATCGGTACGTCGGCCGCGCTGGCCCTGGCGGGGCGCGGTGTCGTCGTACACCTCGCCGACCACGACCCGGAGCAGGCCCGTACGGCGGCCGCGCTCGGCGCCGGCACGGACGAGGAGCCCACCGGGCCCGTCGACCTCGCGATCATCGCGGCGCCGCCCGCGCACGTGGCCGCGGCGCTCGGCGACGCGATGCGGCGCGGGGTCGCGCGCGGGTACCTCGACGTGGCCAGCGTCAAGGGCGGCCCCCGCCGCGAGCTGGAGTCGCTGGGCCTCGACCTGTCCGCGTACATCGGTACGCATCCCATGTCGGGCCGCGAGAAGTCGGGCCCACTGGCCGCGACCGGGGACCTCTTCGAGGGGCGGCCCTGGGTGCTGACGCCGACCCGGGACACGGACACCGAGGTCCTCAACCTCGCGCTGGAACTCGTCTCGCACTGCCGGGCCGTACCGGTCGTCATGGACGCCGACGCCCACGACCGCGCGGTCGCCCTCGTCTCCCACATGCCCCACCTGGTGTCGAGCATGGTCGCCGCGCGGCTGGAGAACGCCGAGGAGGCGGCCGTACGCCTGTGCGGTCAGGGCATCCGTGACGTGACCCGGATCGCGGCTTCCGACCCGCGGATGTGGATCGACATCCTCTCCGCGAACCCGGGCCCGGTCGCCGACCTCCTCGCGGACGTCTCGGCCGACCTGGAGGAGACCGTGCAGGCCCTGCGCGCCCTCCAGTCCTCCGACGAGGCCAAGCGCAGCGAGGGTTTCACCGGCATCGAGGACGTCCTGCGCCGGGGCAACGCCGGCCAGATCCGCGTCCCCGGCAAGCACGGCGCCGCCCCGACCGTGTACGAGAGCGTCGTCGTCCTCATCGACGACCAGCCGGGCCAGCTGGCCCGTATCTTCGCCGACGCGGGCCGGGCGGGCGTCAACATCGAGGACGTCCGCATCGAGCACGCGACCGGGCAGCAGGCGGGTCTGGTCGAGCTGATGGTGAAGCCCTCGGCGGCACCCGTGCTGACGGCGTCGCTGCGGGAGCGGGGCTGGTCGATCCGGCAGTAG